From one Comamonas piscis genomic stretch:
- a CDS encoding extracellular solute-binding protein has protein sequence MRFCLPLILCAAAAAPAWANHAYALWGEPRYAADFKHFAYANPDAPKGGELRLVSALRYSTFDKYNPFTIKGSPPAYLAEMLFDSLLIASLDETTAGYGLLAEDIDVAADGMSVTFKIRQAARFHNGKPVQAQDVKHSYEALISQYASPGYKTLLADVEGCDVVDARTVRFRFKKPNRDLPLTVGSLPVFSRDWGLGADGKPKPFDQVVTDTPIGSGPYKIGPVNFGRDITYVRDPSYWGKDLPVRVGSANFEKITIKIYKDNTAKLEALKAGEFDVMRFFSAGDWARRLYGKRFDRGELRKGDFANKLPSGFQSYFLNLRRPVLQDVRVREALGLAFDYEWMQRQLFYGAYERVHGLFGNTVCETHGSPSDAELALLKPFEKDLPAGTLGPLQDPPRTDQGSSLRDNLRKAQALLADAGWKVDASGVLRNPKGEALELEFLDSNEGGIRTVSTWMRNLEKLGIKLKLRVADYALYQQRVDKFDFDLISINVPGTNIPGQEYAELFGSAAADQDGSGNFVGLKSPAVDAMIAQMASAKSEQELLPACHALERIIVAGHYLIPQWYAASHRVVYDAWRLVEPPQVPAYVTGETWLMYYWWARMPPLTADTAKP, from the coding sequence ATGCGATTCTGCCTTCCGCTGATTTTGTGTGCTGCTGCGGCAGCACCCGCCTGGGCCAACCATGCCTATGCCCTGTGGGGCGAGCCGCGCTATGCCGCGGATTTCAAGCATTTTGCCTATGCCAACCCCGATGCGCCCAAAGGCGGTGAGCTGCGCCTGGTGAGTGCGCTGCGCTACTCCACCTTTGACAAGTACAACCCGTTCACGATTAAGGGCTCGCCCCCGGCCTACCTGGCCGAGATGCTGTTTGACAGCCTGCTGATCGCCAGCTTGGATGAGACCACCGCCGGCTACGGGCTGCTGGCCGAAGATATCGATGTGGCCGCCGATGGCATGTCGGTGACATTCAAAATCCGGCAGGCGGCGCGCTTTCACAACGGCAAGCCAGTGCAGGCCCAGGATGTGAAGCACAGCTATGAGGCGCTGATCAGCCAGTACGCCAGCCCCGGCTACAAGACCTTGCTGGCTGATGTGGAGGGCTGCGATGTGGTCGATGCGCGCACGGTGCGTTTTCGCTTCAAAAAGCCCAACCGCGATCTGCCGCTGACGGTGGGCAGCTTGCCGGTGTTCAGCCGCGATTGGGGCCTGGGTGCGGACGGCAAGCCCAAGCCTTTTGACCAGGTGGTGACCGATACGCCCATTGGCAGCGGCCCCTACAAGATTGGCCCGGTCAATTTTGGCCGCGACATCACCTATGTGCGCGACCCCAGCTACTGGGGCAAGGACCTGCCGGTGCGCGTGGGCAGTGCCAATTTTGAAAAAATCACCATCAAGATCTACAAGGACAACACCGCCAAGCTGGAAGCGCTGAAGGCCGGTGAGTTTGATGTGATGCGCTTTTTCAGCGCCGGGGACTGGGCGCGGCGCCTGTATGGCAAGCGTTTTGACCGGGGCGAGCTGCGCAAGGGGGATTTTGCCAACAAGTTGCCGTCCGGCTTTCAGAGCTATTTTTTAAACCTGCGCCGGCCGGTGCTGCAGGATGTGCGGGTGCGCGAAGCGCTGGGCCTGGCCTTTGACTATGAGTGGATGCAGCGCCAGCTGTTCTACGGCGCCTACGAGCGGGTGCATGGCCTGTTTGGCAACACCGTTTGCGAAACGCATGGCAGCCCCAGCGATGCCGAGCTGGCGCTCCTCAAGCCGTTTGAGAAAGACCTGCCCGCCGGCACCTTGGGGCCCCTGCAAGACCCACCGCGTACCGACCAGGGCAGCAGCCTGCGCGACAACCTGCGCAAGGCGCAGGCGCTGCTGGCCGATGCAGGCTGGAAGGTCGATGCTAGCGGCGTGCTGCGCAACCCCAAGGGCGAGGCGCTGGAGCTGGAGTTCCTCGACAGCAACGAAGGCGGCATACGCACCGTGTCCACCTGGATGCGCAACCTGGAAAAGCTGGGCATCAAGCTCAAACTGCGGGTGGCCGACTACGCGCTCTACCAGCAGCGGGTCGACAAGTTTGACTTTGACCTGATCTCGATCAATGTGCCGGGCACCAATATCCCGGGCCAGGAATACGCCGAGCTGTTTGGCAGCGCGGCGGCTGACCAGGATGGCTCGGGCAATTTTGTCGGCCTCAAAAGCCCTGCGGTCGATGCCATGATCGCTCAGATGGCCAGCGCCAAGAGCGAGCAAGAGCTGCTGCCCGCCTGCCATGCGCTGGAGCGCATCATTGTGGCGGGCCACTACCTGATCCCGCAGTGGTATGCCGCCAGCCACCGCGTGGTGTATGACGCCTGGCGCCTGGTGGAGCCACCGCAGGTGCCCGCCTATGTGACCGGCGAGACCTGGCTGATGTACTACTGGTGGGCGCGCATGCCGCCGCTCACTGCGGACACGGCCAAGCCATGA